In a single window of the Phycisphaerales bacterium genome:
- a CDS encoding recombinase family protein, with the protein MHAVIYARYSRDRQREASIDDQVRNCTQFAEREGIAIAEVYHDKAISGAVRARPGYQMMLEDGMAGKFDMLIVDDLSRLSRDDYEMKGVLRRLTWRSIRIIGVSDGYDSDRKGHKIHAGFKGLMNELFLDDIRERTHRGMTGQALKGYNCGGRTFGYRNVPIEDGVRKDAHGRPAVIAVEYQIDESQAEIVRQIHQWYANGYSYKWIASELNRRKIPSSRGSHWALSAIKVILENEMYGGTLTWNRRLWVKHPDTGKRTYRERPKEDWIITERPELRIVPEEVLDAVRERQRRTRASGIGKHGTAARKYLFSGMMLCGECGGNIVIAAGGGRYGCANHKTRGPTVCSNSLTVSRRVVEERILTSVKERLRAPRCLETFKASAAKLIESYNASDHAAQIEGKLKAATRTRDNLLNAIKQGIVTASTREALESADAEVAEFKRQLERAARWQVSAILPRAVERFESAINDLERRLDDHVDPAREILKSILGESITIHRRGEYLEAELADYAQTAVANSLNSCFDSGGCGGMQRLESTFVPLRYSECGFQGRPRHRRRASAQRKNNQTAKR; encoded by the coding sequence ATGCACGCAGTAATCTACGCAAGGTACAGCAGGGACCGGCAACGCGAAGCGTCGATCGACGACCAGGTGCGAAACTGCACCCAGTTCGCTGAACGCGAGGGCATCGCCATCGCCGAGGTTTACCACGACAAGGCGATCTCCGGCGCGGTGCGTGCCCGACCCGGCTACCAGATGATGCTGGAGGACGGGATGGCTGGGAAGTTCGACATGCTCATCGTGGACGACCTGTCGAGATTGTCCCGCGACGACTACGAGATGAAGGGCGTGCTCCGCCGTCTGACCTGGCGCAGCATCCGGATCATCGGCGTGTCGGACGGGTATGACAGCGATCGCAAGGGGCACAAGATTCACGCCGGATTCAAGGGGCTCATGAATGAGTTATTTCTGGACGACATTCGCGAGCGCACGCACCGCGGCATGACCGGCCAGGCACTCAAGGGCTACAACTGCGGAGGCCGAACCTTCGGTTACCGCAATGTGCCGATCGAAGACGGAGTCCGCAAAGACGCGCACGGCAGACCCGCCGTAATTGCTGTTGAGTACCAGATCGACGAATCTCAGGCGGAGATCGTCCGGCAGATACACCAGTGGTACGCGAACGGATACTCCTACAAGTGGATCGCAAGCGAGCTGAACCGACGAAAGATCCCGTCCTCCAGAGGTTCGCACTGGGCACTCAGCGCGATCAAGGTGATTCTTGAGAATGAGATGTATGGCGGCACGCTGACCTGGAACCGGCGTCTGTGGGTCAAGCACCCGGACACCGGCAAGCGAACCTACCGCGAGCGACCAAAGGAAGACTGGATCATCACCGAGCGCCCCGAGCTTCGGATCGTGCCCGAGGAAGTGCTCGATGCGGTACGAGAACGCCAGCGCCGCACGCGCGCGTCCGGTATCGGCAAGCACGGAACGGCCGCCAGAAAGTACCTCTTCTCCGGCATGATGCTTTGCGGCGAGTGTGGGGGCAACATCGTCATCGCCGCCGGCGGGGGACGGTACGGGTGCGCCAACCACAAGACTCGAGGACCGACGGTCTGCTCCAACAGCCTGACGGTGTCGAGGCGGGTGGTGGAAGAGCGGATACTGACTTCCGTCAAGGAGCGACTCAGAGCACCCCGCTGCTTGGAGACATTCAAGGCATCGGCGGCGAAGCTCATCGAGTCCTACAACGCTTCAGACCATGCCGCGCAGATCGAAGGGAAACTCAAGGCCGCGACCCGGACTCGGGACAACCTGCTCAACGCGATCAAGCAGGGTATTGTGACGGCAAGCACCAGAGAGGCGCTCGAAAGCGCTGACGCAGAAGTGGCCGAATTCAAGCGGCAGCTTGAACGAGCGGCACGCTGGCAGGTGTCTGCGATCCTGCCGAGAGCCGTCGAACGGTTCGAGTCAGCGATCAACGATTTGGAGCGGCGACTGGATGACCATGTCGATCCAGCCCGCGAGATCCTGAAGTCGATCCTTGGCGAGAGCATCACCATTCACCGCAGAGGCGAGTACCTGGAGGCGGAACTCGCGGATTACGCACAGACCGCAGTAGCTAACTCTTTGAATTCGTGTTTCGATTCAGGTGGTTGCGGGGGTATGCAACGTCTTGAATCGACATTCGTCCCGCTAAGGTACAGTGAGTGCGGATTTCAAGGCCGTCCGCGACATCGAAGGCGCGCATCCGCGCAGCGAAAGAACAACCAGACCGCGAAACGCTAA
- a CDS encoding replication protein, producing MPGTRSHSVAHARHSGRAHRDTPPFSLTQRLADAAVAIRSDPSPRVDFLHSLLCQIGMPRRFTHARTFERRNGHASILIEAGKLWDGSNWIEQPLPCGAIPRLVMVHVSSEAVRTRSRSVEVGHSTRQFLTTLGMQTSGGARGGYRALKRQIQALAACRLSLGMQSEGRVTTVDAKPIRRFEAWLHQDGGQGTLWPGVLELSEEFYGTLVEHAVPLDPRALAALRHSAMALDVYAWLAHRLRRVAGAGGTKLSWRNLYEQFGQEYRSAKDFKKQFRQALRQALVVYPDARVAEVIGGITLYRSRAPMQPTKLRFTL from the coding sequence ATGCCAGGTACTCGATCGCACAGCGTCGCGCATGCGCGTCATTCGGGGCGCGCTCACAGAGACACACCACCATTCTCGCTGACGCAGCGGCTGGCCGATGCCGCAGTTGCTATCCGAAGCGATCCGTCGCCGCGCGTGGACTTCCTGCACTCCCTGCTGTGTCAGATAGGAATGCCGAGACGATTCACCCATGCAAGGACCTTTGAGCGACGTAACGGCCATGCGTCCATCCTCATTGAGGCAGGCAAGCTCTGGGACGGATCAAACTGGATCGAGCAGCCGCTTCCCTGCGGGGCGATACCCCGGCTGGTCATGGTCCATGTCAGCTCCGAAGCCGTTCGGACCCGGAGCCGATCCGTCGAGGTGGGCCACAGCACGCGGCAGTTCCTGACGACACTCGGTATGCAGACGAGCGGCGGGGCGAGGGGAGGCTACCGGGCTCTGAAACGCCAGATCCAGGCACTCGCCGCCTGCCGTCTGTCTCTGGGCATGCAGTCCGAGGGACGAGTGACAACGGTTGATGCCAAGCCCATCCGCCGATTCGAGGCGTGGCTGCATCAGGACGGCGGCCAAGGGACATTGTGGCCCGGCGTCCTTGAGTTGTCGGAGGAGTTTTACGGCACGCTGGTCGAGCACGCCGTGCCCCTGGACCCGAGGGCTCTGGCGGCACTCCGCCATTCAGCCATGGCGCTCGATGTTTACGCCTGGCTGGCACACCGGCTCCGGCGGGTAGCCGGAGCCGGTGGCACGAAGCTCAGCTGGAGGAACCTGTACGAGCAGTTCGGCCAGGAATACCGGAGCGCCAAGGACTTCAAGAAGCAGTTCCGCCAGGCGCTGCGGCAGGCCTTGGTGGTCTACCCGGACGCCCGTGTAGCGGAGGTGATCGGGGGCATCACGCTTTACCGGTCACGGGCGCCGATGCAGCCAACAAAGCTGCGATTCACCCTGTGA
- a CDS encoding DUF2130 domain-containing protein: MTEPTIVCPSCKTEIKLTESLAAPLIESTRRQYEQQIASKDADIAKREATVKAQQAAVAKAQEEIDDQITARLKTERASIAAEEAKKARVAIGSDLEQKTRELSELNDVLKQRDQKLAEAQKAQAELIRKQRELDDAKREMELTIETRVQESLTVTREQAKKEAEESLKLKVVEKEQTIASMQKQIEELRRRAEQGSQQLQGEVQELELESMLREKFPFDSIEPVPKGEHGGDAIHRVAGPMGQPCGAILWESKRTKNWTDSWLAKLREDQRSAKAELAIIVSQALPKDIDTFSLIDGVWITSYRCALPVAIALRHSLIELAASRTAGEGQQTKMELVYQYLTGPRFRHRVQAIVEKFSDMQDDLDKERKTMTRLWAKREEQIRGVIESTAGMYGDLQGIAGKSLQEIEGLSLPTLLPAGDGNDK, from the coding sequence ATGACCGAGCCAACCATCGTCTGCCCATCCTGCAAGACAGAGATCAAGCTGACCGAATCACTGGCGGCCCCGCTTATCGAATCCACGCGCAGGCAGTACGAGCAGCAGATCGCCAGCAAAGACGCTGACATCGCAAAACGCGAAGCCACGGTCAAAGCGCAGCAGGCAGCTGTAGCCAAAGCGCAAGAGGAAATCGATGATCAGATTACAGCCAGGCTGAAAACCGAGCGAGCTTCCATCGCAGCGGAGGAGGCAAAGAAGGCTCGGGTCGCCATCGGCTCAGACTTAGAGCAGAAGACAAGAGAGCTGTCTGAACTGAACGATGTTCTCAAGCAACGCGACCAGAAGCTTGCGGAAGCTCAGAAAGCCCAAGCCGAACTGATCCGGAAACAGCGCGAGCTGGACGATGCCAAGCGCGAGATGGAACTGACCATCGAAACACGCGTGCAGGAGTCACTGACTGTCACACGCGAACAGGCCAAGAAGGAGGCCGAAGAGTCCCTTAAGCTGAAGGTTGTCGAGAAGGAACAGACGATAGCTTCCATGCAGAAGCAGATCGAGGAACTCCGGCGCCGAGCAGAACAGGGGTCCCAGCAACTCCAAGGTGAGGTGCAGGAACTCGAACTGGAGTCGATGCTCCGAGAGAAGTTCCCCTTTGATTCCATTGAGCCGGTCCCGAAAGGTGAACACGGTGGGGATGCGATCCATCGTGTCGCAGGCCCGATGGGGCAGCCATGCGGTGCCATCCTCTGGGAATCAAAGCGCACCAAGAACTGGACCGACAGCTGGCTTGCCAAGCTTCGCGAAGACCAGCGCTCCGCTAAAGCAGAGCTCGCCATCATCGTCAGCCAAGCTTTGCCGAAAGATATCGATACCTTCAGCCTGATCGACGGCGTGTGGATCACTTCATACCGCTGCGCATTGCCGGTAGCGATTGCTCTTCGGCACTCACTCATCGAACTCGCCGCATCACGCACCGCGGGCGAAGGCCAGCAGACCAAGATGGAGCTTGTGTATCAGTACCTGACCGGCCCTCGCTTCCGCCATCGCGTGCAGGCCATCGTCGAGAAGTTCAGCGATATGCAGGACGACCTCGACAAGGAACGCAAGACTATGACGCGACTGTGGGCGAAACGCGAAGAGCAGATTCGAGGCGTCATCGAATCGACAGCTGGTATGTACGGCGACCTGCAGGGGATTGCAGGGAAGTCGCTTCAGGAGATAGAAGGTCTTAGTCTTCCGACACTCCTGCCCGCTGGCGACGGAAATGACAAGTAG
- a CDS encoding AAA family ATPase has translation MHISRLVVRNFRNLTSIDVPLRPGVTCIIGENNAGKSNLLHALRLVLDGDLPGYARQLTLADVTDSVASEHPLQVVVAVEFSNFEDDVDASAFAAFFKVDENLARLTYRFRPSPIARAALEAEERDAEDLTIDDYRWEITGGGDEDPATIEWDEDFGRSIRISDLNDYLVVFLHALRDVVADLKSSRQSPLRRIIRSLKLPRDEQERLVEILSDANTEIASTDTIKQIGDLLDERLSTTAGEAFKLSIGLGMSSPSFSAIERALTVLLTSDSHSRFEPAQNGLGLNNVLYVALLLQYFESRVDADACAGAVILLEEPEAHLHPQLQRVLLETLGSNGVQVLITTHSTHITAATDINSYILLSVGDDGDINAHVPHAADHLSETDRADLNRYLDATKSTLLFARRVILVEGPAEMFLVPMIAKHVCDIDLDRHGVAVVPIFGTHFAPFAKLFGPDGVRKRCAVVTDRDDEPAEEGEPPRNLGEHENEFVKVFAGDTTLERELAIDGMTEPLSLAAVELRTRRLRQALEADPIDFDALGERILNAAEYRSKGRFAQVLSKHMHAATDAPEYIKAAIAWVTE, from the coding sequence ATGCACATTAGTCGATTGGTTGTTCGCAATTTCCGGAATCTCACTTCGATTGATGTTCCGTTGCGTCCTGGCGTCACCTGCATCATCGGGGAGAACAATGCAGGCAAGTCCAATCTTCTGCATGCATTACGGCTTGTTCTGGATGGCGACTTACCCGGCTACGCAAGACAGCTGACGCTCGCCGATGTGACTGATTCTGTGGCGTCAGAACATCCACTTCAGGTAGTCGTTGCCGTCGAGTTCAGTAATTTTGAGGACGATGTAGATGCCTCCGCCTTCGCTGCCTTCTTCAAGGTCGATGAGAATCTCGCACGTCTCACCTACCGATTCCGTCCCAGCCCGATCGCGCGTGCTGCTCTTGAAGCCGAGGAACGCGACGCAGAAGACCTGACCATCGACGACTACCGCTGGGAGATCACTGGTGGCGGAGACGAAGATCCGGCAACAATCGAATGGGACGAGGATTTCGGCCGGAGCATCCGCATCTCCGACCTGAACGATTATTTGGTGGTGTTCCTGCACGCGTTGCGCGATGTAGTCGCGGACCTCAAATCCTCCAGGCAATCTCCGTTGCGCCGGATCATCCGTTCCCTCAAGCTGCCGAGAGACGAACAAGAACGACTGGTAGAGATTCTCTCGGATGCTAACACGGAGATCGCATCCACGGATACTATCAAGCAAATCGGTGATCTGCTTGACGAGCGTCTCTCAACTACCGCAGGCGAAGCATTCAAGCTGTCAATCGGTCTGGGCATGAGCAGCCCATCATTCTCGGCGATCGAACGAGCTCTCACTGTACTTCTCACCAGCGACAGTCATTCACGCTTTGAGCCAGCCCAGAACGGACTAGGACTCAACAATGTCCTGTACGTTGCGCTGCTGCTCCAGTACTTCGAGAGCAGGGTTGATGCAGACGCGTGTGCAGGGGCGGTCATCCTATTGGAAGAGCCCGAAGCTCATCTTCACCCGCAGCTTCAGCGAGTCTTACTTGAAACTCTTGGATCGAATGGAGTTCAAGTCCTTATCACCACTCACAGCACCCACATCACAGCGGCCACTGACATAAACTCATACATCCTTCTGTCGGTAGGCGACGATGGAGACATCAATGCTCATGTTCCGCATGCGGCTGATCACCTCAGCGAGACGGATCGTGCAGACCTGAATCGCTATCTCGATGCGACAAAGTCCACATTGCTGTTCGCACGACGGGTGATCTTGGTTGAGGGACCGGCGGAAATGTTTCTCGTTCCGATGATTGCAAAGCATGTGTGCGACATCGACCTAGATCGGCACGGCGTTGCAGTTGTGCCAATCTTCGGAACTCACTTCGCGCCCTTTGCCAAGCTCTTTGGCCCCGACGGAGTTCGCAAGCGATGCGCCGTCGTTACCGACCGCGATGATGAACCGGCTGAGGAAGGTGAACCTCCGCGAAATCTGGGGGAGCACGAGAACGAGTTCGTGAAGGTCTTCGCGGGCGACACTACGCTTGAACGGGAGTTGGCCATCGACGGGATGACCGAGCCGCTCAGCCTCGCGGCGGTTGAGCTGCGCACGCGAAGGCTGCGACAAGCCTTGGAGGCTGATCCGATCGACTTTGACGCACTGGGAGAGCGCATTCTGAACGCGGCGGAGTATCGCTCGAAGGGGCGTTTCGCACAGGTCCTGTCGAAGCACATGCATGCCGCAACCGATGCACCGGAGTACATCAAGGCCGCCATCGCGTGGGTGACGGAATGA
- a CDS encoding ATP-dependent helicase has protein sequence MGDGMKLTGAQRAAVEEEIRHVLVVACPGSGKTRTIVARLLRAIEHVRGTPRRIACITYTNAAAHEIEGRLKSLVSAEDADYCDLGTIHSFCLQAVLRHHHRLLGGYESGLAVAAPESSEFSEAGQQAIADTMRGHGNVNEFERVRRGAAGEPLIPTDVALTDECVRRFWELLAERQLVDFPSIAYLTYQLFEMHPHLARSISSRYREILIDEMQDTDALQVQILHRLADARRSRFFLVGDPLQSIMGFAGAQPERMFELARHLNARTDFPLHENWRSSARIVTLGEALCERDPSMVAVGPNAACGCHPRTLSAASSIDAVVGGFLPLLEREGIAVTDAAVLAPAWYMLFPVARELRRLEVPVSGPGARPYRRARLFSGLIEYLCAYIAAPAPELLHRVQVQLFHTIQQTEGKSRYDIWDRSGRLAAMRLVLCGRELRDRNTSAIAWLQAAAPAFVKILQEHGFIGETGAAAIEGSASEIISDIHRSRDFDPDDLTVDDIGDFAHPDGSLRLLTLHSAKGREFEAVCIIELQDGQFPHARGDIEESRRVLYVGVTRPRKVLLLCHRAGHRITRFAAEPGFAAALL, from the coding sequence GTGGGTGACGGAATGAAGCTTACGGGAGCACAGCGTGCAGCCGTAGAAGAGGAAATACGACACGTACTGGTCGTAGCGTGCCCAGGCAGCGGTAAGACACGAACCATTGTGGCGCGCTTACTGCGGGCGATCGAACATGTTCGTGGAACTCCCCGCAGAATAGCGTGCATTACCTATACCAACGCCGCCGCCCACGAAATCGAGGGTCGGCTCAAGTCTCTTGTGAGCGCCGAGGACGCCGATTACTGCGACTTGGGCACGATTCACTCGTTCTGTCTACAGGCGGTACTCCGCCATCATCATCGCCTGCTGGGTGGCTACGAGAGCGGACTCGCCGTGGCCGCGCCCGAGAGCTCCGAGTTTTCCGAAGCCGGGCAACAGGCCATCGCGGATACTATGCGTGGACACGGGAATGTGAACGAGTTTGAGCGGGTTCGCCGCGGTGCCGCAGGCGAGCCACTGATTCCAACGGATGTTGCGCTTACGGACGAGTGCGTGCGGAGGTTCTGGGAATTGCTCGCAGAGAGGCAGTTGGTTGACTTTCCGAGCATCGCCTACCTGACCTACCAACTATTTGAAATGCACCCACATCTTGCCCGCAGTATCTCGTCCCGGTATCGAGAAATCCTTATCGACGAGATGCAGGATACTGACGCTCTGCAGGTTCAGATTCTGCATCGACTGGCAGATGCGCGGCGAAGCCGCTTCTTCCTCGTGGGCGACCCTCTTCAGTCCATAATGGGTTTCGCCGGTGCCCAGCCCGAGCGCATGTTCGAGCTCGCCAGGCACCTCAACGCGCGTACGGACTTTCCCCTTCACGAAAACTGGCGCAGCAGCGCCCGAATCGTGACACTCGGCGAGGCGCTTTGTGAAAGGGACCCATCAATGGTGGCCGTCGGTCCCAATGCCGCTTGCGGATGTCATCCCCGCACCCTGAGCGCCGCTTCCTCTATCGATGCCGTCGTCGGTGGCTTCCTTCCTCTATTGGAGCGCGAGGGCATAGCGGTCACTGATGCGGCAGTTCTTGCGCCGGCTTGGTACATGCTGTTTCCCGTCGCCCGGGAACTTCGACGCCTAGAGGTTCCCGTCTCGGGACCTGGCGCGCGCCCCTACCGACGGGCTAGGCTCTTCTCCGGCCTGATTGAGTATCTCTGTGCATACATTGCTGCGCCCGCGCCTGAGCTCCTTCACCGCGTACAGGTTCAGTTGTTTCACACGATACAACAAACCGAGGGGAAATCGCGCTATGACATCTGGGATCGTTCCGGTCGGCTCGCAGCCATGCGATTGGTTCTCTGCGGTCGCGAGCTCCGTGACCGCAACACCTCGGCAATCGCTTGGTTGCAAGCGGCTGCGCCTGCATTCGTCAAGATCCTCCAAGAGCATGGATTTATCGGCGAGACGGGAGCTGCCGCCATTGAAGGATCTGCCTCCGAGATCATCAGCGACATTCACCGCAGTCGCGATTTCGACCCAGACGACCTGACTGTCGACGACATCGGTGATTTTGCTCATCCCGACGGGAGCCTTCGGTTGCTCACGCTCCATTCCGCGAAGGGCCGGGAGTTCGAGGCTGTGTGCATCATTGAGCTGCAGGACGGCCAGTTCCCGCATGCACGCGGCGACATCGAGGAGTCGCGGCGAGTTCTCTATGTCGGCGTCACACGCCCACGCAAGGTGTTACTGCTGTGTCACCGCGCTGGTCACCGCATCACACGCTTCGCTGCAGAACCCGGCTTTGCAGCAGCCCTTCTGTGA
- a CDS encoding DUF1738 domain-containing protein, whose product MKAEQAKKVADQALEQLAEALKSGRSEELTRYLAMLARFHKYSFGNVMLILSQMPDATHVAGFNTWKQLGRFVKKGEKGIVIIAPMLIRKQDEDAKDSEQPQSALRFRGVYVFDVSQTDGEALPEPSQISGEPGHHLCRLREIIAERGITIDSDDLPFGADGVSRGGRISIRPDLEPAHEFSVTVHELAHELLHRGDDRPTSKTVRETEAEAVAFVICQAIGLENGTAASDYIQLYNGETKTLAESLDRIQKTATDIITALHGAPDEQSQAA is encoded by the coding sequence ATGAAAGCCGAACAAGCCAAGAAAGTCGCTGACCAAGCCCTCGAACAACTCGCCGAAGCACTCAAGAGCGGGCGAAGCGAAGAACTCACCCGCTACCTCGCGATGCTCGCGCGGTTCCACAAGTACAGTTTCGGGAATGTCATGCTGATCCTCTCGCAGATGCCCGACGCGACCCATGTCGCCGGCTTCAACACCTGGAAGCAGCTGGGCCGCTTCGTGAAGAAGGGCGAGAAGGGCATCGTCATCATCGCGCCGATGCTGATCCGCAAGCAGGATGAGGACGCCAAAGACAGCGAGCAGCCGCAGTCCGCGCTGCGATTCCGTGGCGTCTACGTCTTCGACGTGTCCCAGACCGACGGCGAGGCGCTTCCCGAGCCGTCCCAAATTAGCGGCGAACCCGGCCATCACCTCTGCCGCCTTCGCGAGATTATCGCCGAGCGCGGCATCACGATCGACAGCGACGACCTGCCCTTCGGGGCCGACGGCGTCTCACGCGGCGGCCGCATCAGCATCCGCCCCGACCTTGAGCCGGCCCACGAGTTCTCCGTCACCGTCCACGAGCTTGCCCACGAATTGCTCCACCGCGGCGACGACCGTCCGACCAGCAAGACCGTCCGCGAGACCGAGGCCGAAGCAGTCGCCTTCGTCATCTGCCAGGCCATCGGCCTTGAAAACGGGACCGCCGCCAGCGACTACATCCAACTCTATAACGGTGAGACGAAGACGCTTGCCGAGTCGCTGGACCGCATCCAGAAGACGGCCACCGACATCATCACGGCCCTCCACGGCGCTCCGGACGAGCAGTCGCAGGCCGCCTGA
- a CDS encoding HTH domain-containing protein, with product MLYQRSLDIERRLEAVLGMIRKGTYSTPMIAKELGVSIPTVSRDVTALRQRGYDIRAERGDQGWRYLLIQKAASSSRQGTGPAGTSDRDRSRGRRR from the coding sequence ATGCTGTACCAACGATCCCTTGACATCGAACGACGCCTGGAGGCGGTGCTTGGCATGATCCGCAAGGGAACCTACTCGACTCCGATGATCGCTAAGGAACTGGGCGTCTCGATCCCAACGGTGTCGCGTGATGTGACTGCCCTTCGCCAGCGAGGATACGACATTCGCGCGGAGAGAGGCGACCAAGGGTGGCGATATCTACTCATCCAGAAAGCCGCTTCCAGTAGCAGACAAGGAACAGGGCCCGCCGGTACATCGGACCGCGATCGTTCGAGAGGGCGCAGGCGATGA